From one Paeniglutamicibacter psychrophenolicus genomic stretch:
- a CDS encoding DivIVA domain-containing protein has product MALTPEDVVNKRFQPTKFREGYDQDEVDDFLDEIVVELRRLTQENDELRRRLSEAGISEGEQSVPAPVAAAPAAKPAEADKPKEAKAPEVKKAEPKAAEAPKAAEPAKVVAAAPAAAPAQASTAESAAGVLAMAQRLHDEYVSAGVEQRDKIIAEAQVEANSLVSEAEEKSRKTLSALEQQKTVLERKVEQLRGFERDYRARLKTYIEGQLRDLEAKGSMDTADAKDNG; this is encoded by the coding sequence ATGGCTCTCACGCCAGAAGATGTAGTCAACAAGCGATTTCAGCCGACGAAGTTTCGTGAAGGCTACGATCAGGATGAAGTTGACGATTTCCTAGACGAGATCGTTGTCGAGCTACGTCGTCTGACGCAGGAGAATGACGAACTGCGTCGCCGCCTGTCGGAAGCCGGCATCAGCGAAGGCGAACAGTCCGTTCCTGCCCCTGTGGCGGCCGCACCGGCAGCCAAGCCCGCCGAGGCCGACAAGCCCAAGGAAGCCAAGGCTCCCGAGGTCAAGAAGGCAGAGCCCAAGGCAGCCGAAGCACCCAAGGCCGCAGAGCCGGCCAAGGTTGTTGCAGCAGCCCCGGCCGCAGCTCCAGCCCAGGCTTCCACCGCCGAATCGGCGGCAGGCGTTCTCGCCATGGCCCAGCGCCTGCACGACGAATACGTCTCCGCGGGTGTTGAACAGCGTGACAAGATCATCGCCGAAGCCCAGGTCGAGGCCAACAGCCTTGTTTCCGAAGCCGAGGAAAAGAGCCGCAAGACCCTCTCCGCCCTGGAACAGCAGAAGACTGTCCTGGAGCGCAAGGTCGAGCAGCTGCGTGGTTTCGAACGCGACTACCGTGCACGCCTGAAGACCTACATCGAGGGCCAGC
- a CDS encoding YggT family protein: MELIFALLYVVLTVLQVMLLLRIVLDVTESFARSWRPRGMALVAVSLIAKTTDPPMRWLRSRIKPLDLGGIRLDLAFIILFFAVIVLKIIVNNLGMATVQG; encoded by the coding sequence GTGGAGCTAATTTTCGCACTGCTGTATGTGGTGCTGACGGTGCTGCAAGTCATGTTGCTCTTGCGCATAGTGCTTGATGTCACGGAGTCTTTTGCGCGCTCGTGGCGTCCGCGCGGCATGGCGTTGGTGGCGGTCTCGCTGATCGCCAAGACCACCGACCCGCCGATGCGCTGGTTGCGCTCGCGCATAAAACCGCTTGATCTCGGGGGAATCCGCCTGGATCTGGCGTTCATCATTTTGTTCTTCGCTGTCATCGTGCTCAAGATTATTGTGAACAACTTGGGCATGGCTACGGTGCAGGGATAG
- a CDS encoding cell division protein SepF, whose translation MAGALRKTMIYLGLAEGDENFEAEKHDIEAREEVRVVEPVREEPVAAQPAPVAPVAPRPVIENEYRAPVTPIKRAPSARDEDSSLRQITTVHPRSYNDAKIIGENFRDGIPVIMNVTDMGEADAKRLVDFSAGLVFALHGSIERVTNKVFLLSPSTVEVLGEDKKQSEDQATFFNQS comes from the coding sequence ATGGCTGGCGCATTGCGCAAGACAATGATCTACCTGGGACTCGCCGAGGGTGACGAGAACTTCGAGGCCGAGAAGCACGACATTGAAGCGCGTGAAGAAGTGCGCGTTGTCGAGCCGGTCCGCGAAGAGCCGGTTGCCGCACAGCCTGCTCCGGTAGCACCAGTGGCACCCCGCCCTGTCATCGAAAACGAATACCGGGCTCCGGTAACACCCATCAAGCGCGCACCTTCTGCACGGGACGAGGACTCTTCATTGCGTCAGATCACCACCGTTCATCCACGTTCTTACAATGATGCAAAAATCATTGGTGAGAACTTCCGTGATGGCATCCCCGTCATCATGAACGTCACGGACATGGGTGAAGCAGACGCCAAGCGCCTGGTTGATTTCTCCGCGGGACTGGTCTTTGCCCTGCATGGCAGCATCGAGCGCGTCACCAACAAGGTGTTCCTGCTTTCACCCTCCACGGTCGAGGTCCTGGGTGAGGACAAGAAGCAGTCCGAAGACCAGGCCACGTTTTTCAACCAGAGCTAA